A window of Candidatus Binatia bacterium contains these coding sequences:
- a CDS encoding ferrous iron transporter B — MQRTSASYDTDGAVVRLEESGPPCPARARPKFGRIALVGNPNVGKSVIFGALTGTYATVSNYAGTTVEVTRAASRFDPAVEVIDTPGVNSLTPNSEDEQVTRDILLAGVDLVVQVADAKNLSRALVLSSQLAEAAVPFLLVLNMMDEAADRGLTVDTAALSAALGVAVIETVAVRGVGLRRLGTALSEAAESPYRLRYPAVVEAALLQIQRSLSGLHIGQRWLALMCLAGDDTLRPWLERNVREEGRTALDDAYRNVSTQLGPHVGYELQRCRLRAAEQLARRVTRTVAVEQPLARPGGTHVGVTALAALAGCLVLMAGDLSAAPLLIQPWVRAAGWLGILSALLAADRSPAMRSALGRWAGQRGTGLPVLFVVLYVVYRFVGVFAAGTAVNFLEHTVFGAYVNPAVTGALDWLVAVVGPETGAGAVATHFLRNLLVGPYGLITVAFTYAFAIIFPIVTAFFLAFSVLEDSGYLPRLALIVNRSFRAMGLNGKAVLPMVLGLGCDTMATLTARIMETRKERLLVTLLLALGVPCSAQLGVILGLFGALPLWAPMVWGGVVIGVLFAVGFLAAQLLPGQRSDLILEVPPIRRPQLRNIIIKTIGRLEWYLKEAVPIFVLGTFVLFALDAVGALTRIVAACEPAVVGILQLPPKAAEAFLIGFFRRDYGSAGIYALFQNGHLTPVQAVVALVTLTLFVPCVANFFVIVKERGMQTAVAMTAFIFPFAFLVGGVLNLVLRATGLQ; from the coding sequence ATGCAGCGTACGAGCGCGAGCTACGACACAGACGGAGCGGTCGTCCGGCTGGAAGAATCCGGTCCTCCGTGCCCGGCGCGCGCGCGTCCGAAATTCGGCCGCATTGCCCTCGTCGGCAATCCGAACGTCGGCAAGAGCGTCATCTTCGGGGCGCTGACTGGCACCTACGCGACGGTGAGTAACTACGCAGGCACCACGGTCGAAGTGACTCGGGCCGCCTCCCGATTCGACCCCGCTGTCGAAGTCATCGATACGCCAGGCGTGAACAGCCTGACGCCGAACTCCGAGGACGAGCAGGTCACCCGGGACATTCTCCTCGCCGGCGTGGATCTCGTCGTCCAGGTGGCGGATGCGAAGAATCTCTCCCGCGCGCTGGTGCTGTCGTCGCAGCTGGCCGAGGCGGCAGTCCCGTTCCTCCTGGTGTTGAACATGATGGACGAAGCGGCCGATCGTGGCCTCACCGTTGATACGGCAGCGCTCTCCGCCGCGCTCGGTGTCGCGGTGATCGAAACGGTGGCCGTCAGGGGTGTCGGACTGCGGCGTCTCGGCACAGCCTTGAGCGAGGCCGCGGAAAGCCCGTATCGCTTACGGTATCCGGCGGTGGTGGAAGCGGCCCTATTGCAGATTCAGCGGTCACTCTCCGGATTACACATCGGCCAACGCTGGCTGGCGCTCATGTGCCTTGCAGGTGACGACACCCTACGCCCGTGGTTGGAGCGTAATGTCAGAGAGGAAGGACGTACGGCGCTCGACGACGCCTACCGCAACGTCAGTACACAGCTCGGACCCCATGTGGGTTACGAACTCCAACGATGCCGCCTGCGCGCCGCGGAGCAACTCGCGCGCCGCGTCACGCGGACCGTCGCGGTTGAGCAGCCGTTGGCGCGGCCGGGCGGAACGCATGTTGGTGTGACGGCACTGGCGGCGCTGGCCGGGTGCCTGGTGTTGATGGCCGGCGATTTGAGCGCTGCCCCACTCCTGATCCAGCCGTGGGTCCGTGCGGCGGGATGGCTGGGGATTCTCTCCGCGCTACTTGCCGCGGATCGATCGCCGGCAATGCGTTCTGCTCTCGGCCGCTGGGCAGGCCAACGCGGCACCGGTCTCCCCGTGCTCTTCGTCGTGCTCTACGTCGTCTACCGCTTCGTCGGCGTTTTCGCGGCGGGCACCGCGGTGAATTTCCTGGAACACACGGTCTTCGGAGCCTACGTCAACCCAGCCGTCACCGGCGCTCTCGACTGGCTGGTCGCCGTCGTCGGACCTGAAACGGGGGCTGGTGCGGTGGCCACACATTTCTTACGCAACCTGCTGGTCGGCCCTTACGGTTTGATCACGGTCGCCTTCACCTACGCCTTCGCCATCATCTTCCCGATCGTGACTGCCTTTTTTCTCGCCTTCTCGGTGCTGGAAGATTCCGGGTACCTCCCCCGCCTGGCACTGATCGTAAACCGCAGCTTTCGCGCCATGGGTTTGAACGGCAAGGCGGTATTACCGATGGTTCTGGGGCTGGGCTGTGACACCATGGCGACCTTGACCGCCCGCATCATGGAAACTCGGAAGGAGCGGTTGCTGGTCACGTTGTTACTTGCCCTCGGGGTGCCGTGCTCGGCACAGCTCGGCGTCATCCTCGGCCTATTCGGGGCCTTGCCGCTGTGGGCTCCGATGGTGTGGGGCGGGGTCGTGATCGGCGTCCTGTTCGCGGTGGGATTCCTGGCCGCGCAGCTACTCCCGGGGCAACGCTCCGATTTGATCCTCGAGGTACCGCCGATCCGCCGGCCACAGCTGCGCAACATCATCATCAAGACCATCGGTCGGCTGGAGTGGTACTTGAAAGAGGCGGTGCCCATCTTCGTTTTGGGAACTTTCGTGCTGTTTGCCCTCGACGCCGTCGGCGCGCTCACCCGCATCGTCGCAGCCTGCGAGCCCGCCGTCGTCGGCATCTTGCAGCTGCCACCCAAAGCGGCCGAGGCATTCTTGATCGGGTTCTTCCGCCGCGACTACGGATCCGCGGGAATCTATGCGCTGTTTCAGAACGGGCATCTCACTCCGGTCCAGGCGGTCGTGGCACTGGTGACCCTCACCTTGTTCGTACCGTGCGTCGCCAATTTCTTCGTCATCGTCAAGGAACGCGGCATGCAGACGGCGGTCGCGATGACCGCGTTCATCTTCCCGTTCGCATTCCTGGTCGGCGGCGTCCTCAACCTCGTCTTGCGGGCCACGGGTTTGCAATGA
- a CDS encoding metal-dependent transcriptional regulator, which translates to MKSEETEEQIEEVLEHLWTLREQRVAAQPDLAGEPFQFDPTAAIAVARRRAWITGGREGLDLTPAGEERAAGIIRRHRLAERLLFDVIHLDKEAMEACACELEHSHILSEEATDRVCAFLGHPPTCPHDRPIPRGRCCAKFSDEVRPLVTPLSQSAIGGSYRVVFIASRSHQRLDRLAAFGVVPGAVLRLHQRLPTFMVQVGGTDIALEREVAADIFVLPH; encoded by the coding sequence ATGAAATCAGAAGAAACGGAAGAGCAAATCGAGGAAGTTCTAGAGCACCTTTGGACCCTCCGCGAGCAACGCGTAGCGGCGCAGCCCGATCTGGCAGGAGAACCATTCCAGTTCGACCCTACGGCCGCCATCGCGGTAGCGCGCCGGCGTGCCTGGATCACTGGCGGAAGGGAGGGCCTGGATCTCACGCCTGCAGGAGAAGAACGCGCCGCCGGCATCATACGCCGTCATCGGCTTGCGGAGCGCTTGCTGTTCGATGTCATTCACCTCGACAAGGAGGCGATGGAGGCCTGCGCCTGCGAACTCGAGCATTCCCACATCCTCTCGGAGGAAGCGACCGATCGGGTCTGTGCCTTTCTCGGTCACCCGCCGACCTGTCCGCACGATCGGCCGATCCCGCGCGGGCGCTGCTGCGCGAAGTTCTCGGACGAGGTGCGGCCGCTGGTAACCCCGCTCAGCCAGAGCGCCATTGGCGGGTCATATCGCGTCGTTTTCATCGCCTCGCGTTCCCACCAGCGATTGGACCGCCTTGCCGCCTTCGGCGTCGTACCCGGTGCGGTACTGCGGCTGCATCAGCGGCTGCCAACGTTTATGGTCCAGGTCGGTGGCACTGATATCGCGCTGGAACGAGAAGTGGCCGCCGACATCTTCGTGCTGCCGCATTGA
- a CDS encoding Crp/Fnr family transcriptional regulator has translation MRKTQCETCQMRGQAVICELPSEAIADFQRAGVMAVYKPRQVVFSEGTPTMGLYIVCQGAVKLYHSDRFGREHILEVAGPGTLLGELSLDDSQTISVSAETLVESQLCFLARDRLITFLQKHPTMGVRVVAALSNELAAARRKVRDLALKGAESRLAGLLVQLARANGDPTPGQRLQLRYTRREVAEMIGVSTETAIRLLGKLKQRRAITVDHREVTITDFDKLTKLAHYDDMEA, from the coding sequence ATGAGAAAGACGCAGTGCGAAACCTGCCAGATGCGAGGCCAAGCCGTGATCTGTGAGCTTCCGTCCGAGGCGATCGCGGATTTCCAGCGGGCTGGGGTCATGGCAGTCTACAAGCCGAGGCAGGTGGTTTTCAGTGAAGGCACGCCGACAATGGGGCTGTATATCGTCTGCCAGGGGGCGGTGAAGCTGTACCACTCCGACCGCTTCGGCCGTGAGCACATTCTCGAGGTCGCCGGTCCCGGGACCCTGCTCGGCGAGCTGTCTCTCGATGACAGTCAGACCATCTCGGTCTCTGCCGAAACGCTGGTCGAGTCGCAACTCTGCTTTTTGGCACGCGACCGTCTGATCACTTTCCTACAGAAGCACCCGACGATGGGCGTTCGCGTAGTCGCCGCACTGAGCAACGAACTGGCCGCCGCCCGCCGGAAAGTCCGCGACCTCGCTCTGAAGGGAGCGGAAAGCCGACTGGCCGGCCTGCTGGTGCAGCTGGCGCGTGCCAATGGAGATCCGACACCCGGGCAGCGCCTGCAGCTCCGCTATACCCGCCGTGAGGTTGCGGAAATGATCGGCGTTTCCACCGAGACGGCGATCCGACTGCTGGGCAAACTCAAACAGCGCCGCGCCATCACCGTTGATCACCGCGAAGTCACCATCACCGATTTCGACAAGCTTACGAAACTGGCTCACTACGACGACATGGAGGCCTGA
- the moaA gene encoding GTP 3',8-cyclase MoaA translates to MTQSVLRDRYGRIVTYLRVSITDRCNLRCFYCLPRDCGLSRAAEQLGFDELAAVVAAGVSLGINKIRITGGEPLVRPGVVEFVRTLRSLPGITDLALSTNGTLLSEYAVALKAAGLMRINISLDSVRPAVFRAISGRNDLDRVCAGIAAARAASLQPIKLNVVVMRGVNDDELPAILEFAAQQGAQVRFIEYMPLGVGQRWESSYVSRTEILERIQPHLKAEPLRRQPGDTATYYALRTGGDVGIISPVSCRFCDLCNRLRLTADGKLRPCLTIESEVDLHQALRPQVSPEALVECFHTAVAGRPEIGRYRTAESGTSLTAPRPMAAIGG, encoded by the coding sequence ATGACGCAATCGGTGTTACGCGATCGCTACGGTCGCATCGTGACGTATCTCCGGGTATCCATCACGGACCGGTGCAATCTACGTTGCTTCTACTGCCTGCCCCGCGACTGCGGGCTGTCGCGGGCCGCAGAGCAGCTCGGCTTCGACGAACTGGCTGCGGTGGTCGCTGCCGGAGTCAGTCTCGGCATCAACAAGATCCGCATCACTGGTGGTGAGCCACTGGTACGCCCAGGGGTGGTCGAGTTTGTCCGCACCCTGCGCTCTCTTCCGGGCATCACCGACTTGGCGCTCTCGACCAACGGGACGTTGTTGTCCGAGTACGCCGTGGCTTTGAAAGCCGCGGGGCTGATGCGGATCAACATCAGTCTCGATTCAGTGCGCCCCGCGGTGTTTCGCGCCATCAGCGGCCGCAACGACCTCGATCGCGTGTGCGCGGGTATCGCTGCCGCGCGCGCCGCCAGCCTGCAACCGATCAAGCTCAACGTGGTGGTGATGCGCGGGGTCAATGACGATGAGTTGCCGGCGATCCTCGAATTTGCCGCGCAGCAGGGAGCCCAGGTGCGATTCATCGAATACATGCCGCTCGGAGTCGGACAGCGATGGGAGTCGTCGTACGTCAGCCGCACCGAGATCCTCGAACGCATCCAGCCGCACCTGAAGGCCGAACCGCTTCGCCGTCAGCCGGGTGATACGGCAACCTACTATGCCCTCCGCACGGGCGGAGATGTCGGCATCATCAGCCCGGTCAGTTGCCGATTCTGCGATTTGTGCAATCGCCTACGGCTGACGGCCGACGGGAAGCTGCGGCCCTGTCTGACCATCGAAAGCGAAGTGGATTTACACCAAGCGCTGCGGCCCCAGGTGTCGCCTGAGGCGCTAGTCGAGTGCTTCCATACCGCCGTCGCCGGCCGGCCGGAGATCGGTCGCTACCGCACGGCGGAGAGCGGAACCTCACTAACCGCCCCCAGGCCGATGGCCGCAATCGGCGGCTGA
- a CDS encoding FAD-dependent oxidoreductase, whose amino-acid sequence MSNDMHRQPGDQTRTSARRRVLIVGGVAGGASCAARLRRLDESAEIVVFDRGPYVSFANCGLPYYVGNIIADEGKLLVVSSETFRDRFKVIVHTDTEVTAIDRAAGTITARDLRTGSVRQERYDVLVLSPGAAPIRPPLPGVDLPGVFAVRGIPDSRRIRAWIVDRGAKKAVVVGGGFIGLEMVENLIHRQLSVALLEKLTQVMPPLDPEMVAPVMEHLETSGVRLHLGDGLARIEQRHGDGLVVVSESGAELAADLVILAIGVRPETGLAQEAGLRIGARGGIVVDAQMRTSDPHIWAVGDVVEVEDVLTGQETVLPLAGPANRQGRVAAESIAGRATRFRGVQATAVVGVLGMTVASTGACEKGLRRAGVANFEKVYLHPGHHADYYPGAQPIHLKLLFSVPEGRILGAQAVGREGVEKRIDVIATAIQFKGTVHDLAETELCYAPQFGAAKDPVNLAGMIAENALNGDMPLADWAQLGSTQALLVDVREPEEFAAGHIPGCVNLPLSQMRHRYVELPKDRELWVCCGVGQRAYYATRFLAQYGYRPRNLSGGYTTYQALKAVAMVP is encoded by the coding sequence ATGAGCAATGATATGCATCGGCAGCCTGGTGACCAGACCCGCACCTCGGCCCGTCGGCGTGTGCTGATCGTCGGTGGCGTGGCTGGCGGCGCTTCCTGCGCGGCGCGCTTGCGGCGTCTCGATGAATCGGCGGAGATTGTCGTCTTCGACCGTGGACCCTACGTCTCGTTCGCCAACTGTGGCCTGCCGTACTACGTCGGCAATATCATCGCCGACGAGGGCAAGCTCCTGGTGGTCTCGTCCGAGACCTTCCGCGATCGCTTCAAGGTAATCGTGCACACGGACACCGAGGTCACTGCCATCGATCGTGCGGCGGGCACGATCACCGCGCGCGATTTGCGTACGGGCTCCGTGCGACAAGAACGCTACGATGTGCTCGTCCTCTCTCCCGGTGCAGCGCCCATCCGGCCGCCGTTGCCGGGCGTGGACCTGCCCGGTGTCTTTGCCGTGCGCGGCATTCCGGACTCGCGCCGCATCCGTGCGTGGATTGTGGATCGCGGCGCCAAGAAGGCCGTCGTTGTCGGTGGTGGTTTCATTGGTCTGGAAATGGTTGAGAACCTGATCCATCGCCAGTTGTCGGTAGCGTTGCTCGAGAAGCTGACACAGGTGATGCCGCCCCTCGATCCAGAGATGGTCGCGCCGGTCATGGAGCACCTCGAAACCAGCGGGGTGCGCCTCCACTTGGGTGACGGCCTGGCGCGCATTGAGCAGCGCCACGGGGACGGGCTGGTTGTCGTTTCAGAGAGCGGAGCGGAGCTTGCCGCGGATTTGGTCATTCTGGCCATCGGGGTCCGCCCGGAAACCGGTCTGGCGCAGGAGGCCGGCCTGCGCATCGGTGCGCGTGGCGGCATCGTCGTGGATGCCCAGATGCGCACATCGGACCCGCACATCTGGGCTGTGGGTGACGTGGTTGAAGTCGAGGACGTGCTGACGGGCCAGGAGACCGTTCTGCCACTGGCGGGGCCGGCGAATCGCCAAGGCCGAGTTGCGGCTGAGTCCATTGCGGGCCGCGCCACCCGCTTCCGCGGCGTGCAGGCGACCGCCGTGGTGGGCGTACTGGGGATGACCGTTGCGTCGACCGGCGCGTGCGAGAAGGGACTCCGGCGCGCGGGGGTCGCCAATTTCGAGAAGGTCTACCTCCACCCGGGACATCATGCCGATTACTACCCCGGCGCCCAGCCCATCCATCTCAAGCTGCTGTTCTCGGTTCCCGAGGGACGCATTCTGGGCGCGCAGGCCGTGGGGCGGGAGGGCGTGGAGAAACGCATCGACGTCATCGCCACGGCCATTCAGTTCAAGGGCACCGTACACGATCTGGCGGAGACCGAGCTGTGCTATGCACCGCAGTTCGGTGCGGCGAAGGATCCGGTCAATCTCGCCGGCATGATTGCCGAGAACGCGCTCAACGGTGACATGCCGCTGGCCGACTGGGCGCAACTCGGATCGACGCAGGCGTTGCTCGTCGACGTGCGCGAGCCCGAGGAGTTCGCGGCCGGCCACATCCCGGGATGCGTCAACCTGCCGCTGTCACAGATGCGGCACCGCTACGTCGAGTTGCCCAAGGATCGTGAGCTTTGGGTCTGCTGCGGGGTGGGGCAGCGTGCCTACTACGCGACGCGCTTCCTGGCACAGTATGGGTACCGGCCGCGCAACCTTTCCGGCGGCTACACCACGTACCAGGCGCTGAAGGCAGTAGCGATGGTGCCGTGA
- the mutS gene encoding DNA mismatch repair protein MutS produces MKLTPMLEQYLRVKEEHPDALLFFRLGDFYEMFFEDAERAAPILDVVLTSRSKKDDVPIPMCGVPHFSVQTYIAKLLAAGLKVAICDQMEDAASAHGLVDRAVVRVITPGTVTEEECLDPKCPNYLVAVTPERDASTLAAVDLSTGEFRVVPLADDVALADELTRMMPREVLVPADETALADRVGAAVPHALLNRVAGEHFAAAPARDWLRARGAAANGTGGTSLSVGLPAVAALLWYLHDTHRAGLEHLRLPEVQGSGDRLHIDQTTCRNLELLVTMRAERRGSLLWVLDQTLTPMGGRLLRQWLLTPLTDMAAIGERLDAVEHLRERVTWRQGLESELRGIGDLERLNGRLAAARVTPRDLVGLAATLERIGRLRQALADVAVPALHRCHDELDPLPDVRERITAIVADDPPLNAHAGGLIRTGCDPTVDELRGLSQHGKQWITQLETAERARTGIASLKVRYNQVFGYYIEVTKPNLHLVPSDYRRKQTMVNAERFVTPQLEEYEAKIVGAEERLRALEYDLFSKLVGEIAAQQARLSRTAAAVARLDAISSLATVAERHQYARPQLSRGRHLFIRDGRHPVVEVMAGRAGFVPNDCTLDPDGPQLLTITGPNMAGKSTYLRQVALIVLMAQMGSFVPAAAAEIGVVDRLFTRVGASDNLAGGESTFMVEMKETADILAHLTPRSLVILDEIGRGTSTFDGISIAWAVAEYLHAAPARPLVLFATHYHELTDLALTLERVENHSVAVREWKGDVVFLRRIVPGPASQSYGIQVARLAGVPGPVITRATAILRNLEQGELNDLGQPRLAQGDGTQSGQLALFAARERSLREELSRIDVDRLTPLDALTRLHALVEMARKDN; encoded by the coding sequence ATGAAGCTCACCCCGATGCTGGAGCAATACCTGCGCGTCAAAGAAGAGCACCCCGACGCGCTGCTCTTCTTCCGCCTGGGCGACTTCTACGAGATGTTCTTCGAGGACGCCGAGCGTGCCGCGCCGATTCTCGACGTGGTGCTCACCAGCCGTAGCAAGAAAGACGACGTCCCGATCCCCATGTGCGGCGTGCCGCACTTCTCGGTGCAGACCTACATCGCCAAACTGCTGGCGGCCGGCCTCAAAGTCGCCATCTGCGACCAGATGGAAGATGCGGCCAGCGCGCACGGCCTGGTCGACCGCGCCGTCGTCCGCGTGATCACGCCGGGCACGGTGACCGAAGAGGAGTGCCTCGACCCCAAATGCCCGAATTACCTCGTGGCGGTGACGCCGGAGCGCGACGCCTCGACGTTAGCTGCCGTCGATCTTTCCACGGGCGAGTTCCGCGTCGTGCCACTGGCTGACGACGTTGCGTTGGCGGACGAACTCACACGCATGATGCCGCGCGAGGTGTTGGTGCCGGCCGACGAAACGGCGCTGGCGGACCGTGTCGGCGCTGCCGTTCCGCACGCGCTGCTGAACCGGGTAGCGGGCGAGCACTTCGCGGCCGCGCCGGCTCGCGATTGGCTGCGGGCTCGCGGTGCGGCCGCAAACGGCACCGGCGGCACGTCGCTCTCGGTCGGCTTGCCGGCGGTCGCCGCCTTGCTGTGGTACCTGCACGACACCCATCGCGCCGGGCTTGAACACCTGCGCCTCCCCGAAGTGCAAGGCAGCGGCGATCGCTTGCACATCGATCAAACCACGTGTCGCAACCTCGAGTTGCTGGTCACCATGCGCGCCGAGCGGCGCGGATCGCTCCTCTGGGTCCTCGACCAGACCCTCACGCCGATGGGCGGCCGGCTGCTGCGCCAATGGCTGCTCACGCCGCTCACTGACATGGCAGCCATTGGTGAACGGCTCGATGCGGTCGAACACCTGCGCGAGCGCGTCACCTGGCGGCAAGGCTTGGAGAGCGAACTGCGCGGCATCGGCGACCTCGAGCGTCTCAACGGCCGCCTCGCGGCCGCACGCGTGACCCCGCGCGATCTCGTCGGTCTGGCCGCAACCCTGGAGCGCATCGGACGGCTGCGCCAAGCGCTGGCCGACGTGGCGGTCCCGGCGCTGCACCGCTGCCACGACGAACTCGATCCCCTGCCGGACGTACGGGAGCGGATCACGGCCATCGTTGCCGACGATCCGCCGCTCAATGCGCATGCCGGCGGCTTGATCCGCACAGGCTGTGATCCGACCGTGGACGAGCTGCGCGGCCTGTCGCAGCACGGCAAGCAATGGATCACGCAGCTCGAAACCGCCGAGCGCGCCCGCACCGGCATCGCCTCGCTCAAGGTCCGCTACAACCAGGTCTTCGGCTACTACATCGAGGTCACCAAGCCGAACCTGCATCTGGTGCCGTCGGACTACCGGCGCAAGCAAACGATGGTCAACGCCGAGCGCTTCGTGACGCCGCAATTGGAGGAGTACGAGGCAAAGATCGTTGGTGCCGAAGAACGCCTGCGCGCCCTGGAGTACGACCTGTTCAGCAAACTGGTGGGAGAGATCGCGGCACAACAGGCACGTCTCAGCCGCACCGCCGCAGCCGTTGCGCGGCTGGATGCCATCTCCTCCTTGGCCACCGTGGCCGAACGTCATCAGTACGCGCGGCCCCAGCTCAGCCGCGGCCGCCACCTCTTCATCCGCGACGGCCGCCACCCGGTGGTCGAAGTGATGGCCGGGCGGGCCGGCTTCGTCCCTAACGACTGCACGCTGGACCCTGACGGCCCGCAGCTCCTCACCATCACCGGCCCGAACATGGCCGGCAAGTCCACCTATCTGCGACAGGTCGCACTCATCGTCCTCATGGCGCAGATGGGCAGTTTCGTCCCCGCTGCGGCGGCGGAAATCGGCGTGGTCGATCGGTTGTTCACCCGCGTCGGCGCCTCCGACAACCTGGCCGGCGGCGAGTCCACGTTCATGGTGGAAATGAAGGAGACCGCGGACATTCTCGCGCACTTGACGCCGCGCAGCCTGGTCATCCTCGACGAGATCGGGCGCGGCACGAGCACCTTCGACGGCATCTCCATCGCCTGGGCGGTCGCCGAATATCTGCACGCCGCGCCGGCCCGCCCATTGGTGTTATTCGCCACGCATTACCACGAGCTGACCGATCTGGCGCTCACGCTGGAGCGCGTCGAGAACCACTCCGTTGCGGTGCGCGAGTGGAAAGGGGACGTCGTCTTCCTGCGGCGCATCGTGCCAGGCCCTGCGAGTCAGAGCTACGGTATTCAAGTCGCGCGTCTGGCCGGCGTACCCGGGCCCGTCATCACCCGCGCCACGGCGATCTTGCGCAATCTCGAACAGGGCGAGCTCAACGATCTCGGGCAGCCACGGCTGGCGCAGGGCGATGGCACGCAGTCCGGACAGCTGGCGTTGTTCGCCGCACGCGAGCGCAGTCTGCGGGAAGAACTGTCTCGTATCGACGTGGACCGGCTGACCCCGCTCGATGCGCTCACCCGCCTGCATGCGCTGGTGGAGATGGCACGGAAGGACAATTAG
- a CDS encoding N-acetylmuramoyl-L-alanine amidase, translated as MRRRLVACLAVAMEVTVARQADATAVVRAVRHITTPNTSRLVVECSAPVHYRLQRVPARPELGVPARIYVDFLDSQLSSEARAAVELPEGPLLRLRAGEPATATSRLILDVPGLTEFGAFSMTDPFRLIIDVRGTPRPGPAKTTTRPDSATQAGPPLPQPAPKLATAARPLTSAPQPRPPVLSRPAPQRFKIVLDPGHGGKDPGAIGIGGVAEKDVTLAIALRLKERLATRSDTDVVLTRETDVYLALEERTARANAERADLFLSIHTNASPNPNLSGIETYYLNNTNDRATIRLAKMENGLTGVTGKGKRDVDTALILSDLIQSYKVQESVVLAEDIQRALVTGLDVGGKPVSDLGVKRGPFYVLVGAGMPCVLAEVSFLTNPGEGRRLTESAYQDAIADGLLRGVQRFVDNMHLAENL; from the coding sequence GTGCGGCGACGGTTGGTGGCCTGCCTGGCGGTGGCGATGGAGGTGACGGTGGCGAGGCAAGCCGACGCCACCGCAGTCGTGCGCGCCGTGCGCCATATCACCACGCCCAACACCAGCCGCCTGGTCGTCGAGTGCTCCGCGCCGGTGCATTATCGTTTGCAGCGGGTCCCCGCCCGCCCCGAGCTCGGCGTGCCAGCGCGAATCTATGTCGATTTCTTGGATAGCCAGCTGAGCAGCGAGGCGCGCGCGGCAGTCGAACTCCCCGAAGGACCGCTGCTGCGCCTACGTGCCGGCGAGCCGGCGACCGCGACCTCCCGTCTGATCCTGGATGTGCCGGGCCTAACGGAATTCGGCGCCTTTTCGATGACGGACCCATTTCGCCTCATCATCGATGTCCGCGGCACGCCGCGCCCCGGCCCGGCCAAGACCACGACAAGGCCTGACAGTGCGACGCAGGCGGGACCGCCGCTGCCGCAACCCGCTCCCAAGCTGGCCACGGCCGCAAGGCCTTTGACAAGCGCGCCTCAGCCGCGTCCCCCTGTTCTCAGCCGGCCCGCGCCGCAGCGGTTCAAGATCGTCCTCGACCCCGGTCACGGTGGGAAAGATCCCGGAGCTATCGGGATCGGCGGCGTTGCGGAAAAGGACGTGACCCTGGCCATTGCCCTGCGCCTGAAGGAACGCCTGGCGACCAGGTCCGATACCGACGTGGTGCTGACGCGCGAGACGGACGTCTACCTCGCCCTCGAAGAACGCACGGCGCGCGCCAACGCCGAGCGGGCGGATCTCTTCCTCTCGATCCACACCAACGCCAGCCCCAATCCGAATCTCTCCGGCATCGAGACCTATTACCTCAACAACACCAACGACCGGGCCACCATCCGCTTGGCCAAAATGGAGAACGGCCTCACTGGTGTCACCGGCAAGGGCAAGCGCGATGTTGACACCGCGCTCATTCTCAGCGACCTCATTCAAAGCTATAAAGTTCAAGAATCCGTGGTGCTCGCAGAGGATATCCAGCGCGCGTTGGTTACCGGGCTCGATGTCGGCGGCAAGCCGGTGAGTGATCTGGGTGTGAAACGGGGACCCTTCTACGTGTTGGTTGGCGCTGGCATGCCGTGCGTCCTGGCGGAGGTGTCCTTTCTCACCAACCCAGGTGAGGGCAGGAGGCTGACGGAGAGCGCCTATCAGGACGCCATCGCTGACGGCCTCTTGCGGGGCGTCCAGCGATTTGTCGACAATATGCACCTAGCCGAGAATTTATGA